One window of the Runella slithyformis DSM 19594 genome contains the following:
- a CDS encoding DUF1801 domain-containing protein → MVQYSDIDDFFENQTPEIRQVLQYVRHLLLIAHPKMRERFMYSSVPFFMCQDYVCYFGKIHKTKGVEICFVKGFMLSNEQGLLEDKGRKLIRGITVRNLQEFKAIEEPFLEIVQEAILINETQPDKTFAKIIFGTRKKK, encoded by the coding sequence ATGGTTCAGTATTCAGACATTGACGATTTCTTTGAAAATCAAACCCCGGAAATCCGCCAGGTGCTTCAATATGTTCGGCACCTGCTACTGATTGCCCATCCCAAAATGCGCGAACGATTCATGTACAGCAGCGTACCCTTTTTTATGTGTCAGGATTACGTCTGTTATTTTGGCAAGATCCACAAAACCAAAGGTGTGGAAATTTGCTTTGTGAAGGGATTTATGCTCTCCAACGAACAGGGGCTTTTGGAAGATAAAGGCCGCAAGCTGATCCGGGGTATTACCGTACGCAATCTTCAGGAATTCAAAGCCATTGAAGAGCCGTTTTTGGAGATCGTACAGGAAGCTATTTTGATCAATGAAACACAACCTGATAAAACTTTCGCCAAAATCATCTTCGGAACACGCAAAAAAAAGTAG
- a CDS encoding heavy metal translocating P-type ATPase: MKNSENVPIQPAESANPPQAHTHDHEHSHAHSKEESLLKSRWRLWLSLTILLGFVLAVYVFTLPVTKPVEIGSMTVAYLLAGFPTLERAFRSVRRGDFFNEFTLMSIATLGAFYIGEYSEGVAVMIFYEIGELFQDLAVNRSKRSIKALLDIRPDSVTVLRNGIQVISHPSKVEIGETIVVKPGEKIALDGTLRTEKASFNTSALTGESRPDTKHTGDAVLAGMINLDKVIEMTVSTPFKESKLSRILSMVQDATARKAPTQLFISRFAKIYTPIVFFLALSVILLPFFFVESYQFNEWLYRGMVFLVIACPCALTVSIPLGYFGGIGLASRHGILVKGANFLDVMTELTTVVSDKTGTLTKGVFKVQEVKTSLPESEFIQLTAALENSSTHPIAKAIVEYADAPTDTIKKPTVEQAEEIAGKGLKGIIDGKIILCGNLKLLRQFHIAYPVELDNSVDTLVAVAISNQYVGHLTIADEIKEDAAKAVADLKKLGIETIMLSGDKAEVVQKVADRLQISKAYGELLPEDKVRKVQELKNAGKRIAFAGDGVNDAPVVALADAGIAMGGLGSDATIETADIVIQNDQPSRIVTAIKIGRLTKQVVWQNIILAMSVKIAVMALGAGGVANLWEAVFADVGVALLAILNAYRIQSKTVS, translated from the coding sequence ATGAAAAACAGCGAAAACGTCCCCATCCAACCTGCTGAAAGCGCGAACCCGCCTCAGGCCCATACGCATGACCACGAGCACAGCCATGCCCATTCAAAAGAAGAAAGCCTCCTGAAAAGCCGTTGGCGCTTATGGCTGAGCCTGACGATCCTGCTCGGGTTTGTATTGGCAGTGTATGTCTTTACACTGCCCGTTACCAAACCCGTTGAAATAGGCTCCATGACGGTTGCCTATCTGTTGGCGGGCTTCCCTACCCTTGAACGGGCCTTTCGCTCGGTTCGCCGCGGTGATTTTTTCAATGAGTTTACGTTGATGTCCATTGCTACGTTGGGTGCTTTTTACATCGGCGAATACAGCGAAGGAGTAGCCGTAATGATCTTTTATGAAATCGGGGAGTTATTTCAGGACCTGGCCGTCAATCGCTCCAAACGTTCTATCAAAGCATTATTGGATATTCGCCCCGATTCCGTCACCGTCCTGCGCAATGGTATTCAGGTCATAAGTCATCCTTCCAAAGTGGAGATCGGCGAAACGATCGTTGTAAAACCGGGTGAAAAGATCGCCCTTGACGGCACCCTTCGTACGGAAAAAGCAAGCTTCAATACCTCGGCACTGACGGGCGAATCCCGCCCTGACACCAAGCATACGGGAGATGCGGTATTGGCGGGAATGATCAATTTGGATAAAGTCATTGAGATGACAGTCTCAACGCCCTTCAAAGAGTCAAAACTGTCGCGCATTTTATCCATGGTGCAGGATGCCACCGCCCGCAAAGCGCCTACTCAGTTGTTTATCAGCCGTTTTGCCAAGATATACACCCCCATTGTTTTCTTTTTGGCGCTGTCAGTGATCCTGTTGCCCTTCTTTTTTGTGGAGTCATATCAATTCAACGAATGGCTGTACAGAGGCATGGTTTTTCTGGTGATTGCGTGTCCGTGTGCCTTAACGGTGTCGATTCCTTTGGGCTATTTTGGGGGAATCGGTCTGGCGTCACGGCATGGGATTTTGGTGAAAGGGGCTAACTTTCTGGATGTAATGACGGAGTTGACCACCGTCGTTTCCGACAAAACGGGCACCTTGACCAAGGGCGTATTTAAGGTTCAGGAAGTCAAAACAAGCCTTCCCGAATCGGAATTCATCCAACTGACGGCGGCGTTGGAAAACTCCTCTACGCATCCCATTGCCAAAGCCATCGTGGAATATGCCGACGCCCCAACCGACACGATCAAAAAACCTACCGTTGAGCAGGCAGAAGAAATCGCAGGCAAGGGGTTAAAAGGAATCATTGATGGAAAAATCATTTTGTGCGGAAACCTGAAACTGCTGCGGCAATTCCACATTGCTTATCCCGTCGAATTAGATAACAGCGTTGATACCCTTGTCGCCGTTGCCATCAGCAATCAGTATGTCGGGCATCTCACCATTGCCGATGAAATCAAAGAAGATGCGGCCAAAGCTGTCGCTGATCTGAAAAAACTCGGCATCGAAACCATCATGTTATCGGGAGATAAGGCAGAGGTAGTTCAGAAAGTAGCCGACCGATTACAGATCTCAAAAGCCTACGGAGAACTCCTGCCCGAAGATAAAGTGCGGAAGGTGCAGGAACTCAAAAATGCCGGCAAACGCATTGCCTTCGCAGGCGATGGCGTCAATGATGCGCCGGTCGTAGCCTTGGCCGACGCCGGCATCGCCATGGGCGGCTTAGGCTCGGATGCCACCATCGAAACTGCCGACATTGTGATCCAGAATGACCAACCTTCCCGCATTGTGACCGCCATTAAAATCGGCAGACTTACCAAGCAGGTCGTTTGGCAAAACATTATTCTGGCGATGAGCGTGAAAATAGCCGTTATGGCGCTCGGAGCCGGCGGCGTGGCCAACCTATGGGAAGCCGTTTTTGCCGACGTAGGCGTGGCATTACTGGCTATTTTGAACGCGTACCGAATTCAGTCCAAAACCGTTTCCTAA
- a CDS encoding inorganic phosphate transporter, with protein sequence MFGLETDIFILLCICILCACAFEFVNGFHDTANAVATVIYTNSLKPTTAVVWSGFCNFLGVILGGIAVAMGIVNLLPVELLIDQNVYHSIAMVLSLLLSAIVWNFGTWYFGLPSSSSHTLIGSILGVGLAFSVMPEATDGAGVNWSKAIEIFGSLLLSPLVGFSLAVTLMFVLRRALSKEAREQVFSEPKKNQKPPLWIRVILIITCTGVSFFHGNNDGQKGVGLVMLILIGIVPSYFALNNKIDPKSLKQNLAEIEQTIVKIDTTLLGIDEKKQLLSIRNSSKDLNILATHSTEGKIKQDERLNARRDILVINSNLKKLTASGSVNLSEADKAVLKASTDDKKGLRRFTDYAPFWVVLMISLSLGLGTMVGWKRIVVTVGEKIGKSHLTYAQGASAELVAASTIGLASGLGLPVSTTHMLSSGIAGTMVASKGIKNLQAKTVRNILLAWVLTLPVSIFLSFTLYVFFRWIL encoded by the coding sequence ATGTTTGGCTTAGAAACAGACATTTTTATTCTTCTCTGTATTTGCATTTTATGCGCCTGTGCTTTCGAATTTGTTAATGGTTTTCACGATACCGCCAATGCCGTAGCTACGGTCATTTATACCAATTCTCTGAAGCCTACCACGGCCGTAGTCTGGTCAGGTTTTTGTAATTTTTTGGGCGTTATTTTGGGGGGAATCGCTGTGGCAATGGGGATTGTGAATCTATTACCGGTGGAGCTGCTCATTGACCAAAATGTCTACCACAGCATTGCCATGGTGCTTTCGCTGCTGTTGAGTGCTATTGTCTGGAACTTCGGTACCTGGTATTTTGGTTTACCGTCCTCAAGTTCACATACGCTGATCGGCTCTATTTTGGGCGTTGGGCTGGCTTTTTCGGTCATGCCGGAAGCGACTGACGGAGCCGGTGTAAACTGGAGCAAAGCCATCGAAATTTTTGGTTCACTGCTGTTATCGCCGCTGGTTGGATTCAGTTTGGCCGTTACGCTTATGTTTGTCTTACGGCGCGCTTTGAGCAAAGAAGCCCGTGAGCAGGTATTCAGCGAGCCCAAAAAGAATCAGAAACCGCCTTTGTGGATTCGGGTCATTCTGATTATTACCTGTACGGGGGTGAGTTTTTTCCATGGCAACAATGACGGTCAAAAGGGAGTGGGATTGGTGATGTTGATCCTGATTGGAATCGTGCCTTCTTACTTTGCACTTAATAATAAAATCGACCCGAAGTCGTTGAAACAGAATTTGGCCGAAATTGAGCAAACCATTGTGAAGATTGATACAACGCTTCTGGGGATTGATGAGAAAAAGCAACTCCTTTCTATACGAAACAGCAGTAAAGACCTGAATATATTAGCGACGCACAGTACGGAAGGAAAAATAAAGCAGGACGAGCGCCTGAATGCCCGTCGCGATATTTTGGTCATCAACAGCAACTTGAAAAAATTGACAGCAAGTGGCTCCGTAAATCTGAGTGAAGCAGATAAGGCGGTTCTCAAAGCAAGCACCGATGATAAAAAAGGATTACGTCGGTTTACCGACTATGCGCCTTTCTGGGTGGTATTGATGATTTCGCTTTCGTTGGGCCTGGGCACCATGGTGGGTTGGAAACGTATTGTGGTCACGGTAGGAGAAAAAATCGGTAAGTCACACCTTACGTATGCTCAGGGAGCGTCGGCGGAATTGGTAGCGGCGAGTACGATCGGCTTGGCGTCCGGGTTGGGTTTGCCGGTCAGTACCACCCACATGCTTTCGTCGGGGATTGCCGGTACAATGGTGGCCAGTAAAGGGATCAAAAACCTTCAGGCCAAAACGGTTCGGAATATTTTGCTCGCCTGGGTCCTGACGTTGCCCGTTTCTATCTTCCTGTCGTTTACACTATACGTATTCTTCCGCTGGATTCTGTAA
- a CDS encoding AsmA-like C-terminal region-containing protein, which produces MWFSKIINITLYLFGALAVLMGGVLIWAYQYRDEAFQYILKQANDNINGQLTAGDFGFTPFANGIGVSFSLFDVHLQDTAYARHRTELLSLRQLTVQIDAKSLFKKEFQVKSVRLKEGKIAVFVDKDGYTNLSIFQAQDTLPGKRKKRDPAALNKLLGNLKNVNLTNVGFTLENSRKNQRIALKAEDLTNDIYLRDTLWEMELKGRVFFDGLAFNKKRGAFLHHKPAELDMNMTFSAQTSFLRVFPSKVKVYEDTFELKGSFDLAPKGHARLEIRTDTIHAARALTIIPKRLADTISRFRILPVVTATVRMDVPLFQQTEPTVLIDFQTQAFNYESPIGPLLNVMARGHFTNQANPALPAGNPNSRLLAEHVKGAFYGTVPLNTFFTVTNFDDPFLSMEGNFKADLPKLNTLFDENHFALNAGKATVSYCYTGRMNPIFNEKTNGLNGKLDGHAKLENAAFSYIPQKMNFNRLYSSIRFNEKTVDVSYLHFNHRRNKIRISGKVTGLLPYAFNSSEKVDAYIAVYTPDLGLDWIREYHKPYSLKNDKFFTKLIAKIASQLELKAVLMATKVHYRKFEAANVKGRVYFSEKTVKCENVRMQAFGGNFLVTGGIEHFDQPMHRLYAKGKVDHADVQKVFYAFENFGQTTISDRNLSGEISTDFSYSSQLTSAFKFVPTSMKGRLAFVLTNGELNHFEPIKRIQRIFFRRRDFDNVRFENIKNQFVLQGEELNMEQMKVASSVLTFFVGGTYSFRDKTDLLVQVPLSNLKRDVNDTVTHTLDGNNLVIRALDENGEMKLKYQLDWRKKMRRGHRSDSVLFNR; this is translated from the coding sequence ATGTGGTTTTCCAAAATAATTAACATAACCCTTTACTTATTCGGCGCATTGGCAGTACTGATGGGAGGCGTATTGATTTGGGCGTATCAATACCGTGATGAAGCGTTTCAGTACATTTTAAAACAGGCCAATGACAATATCAACGGTCAACTGACCGCCGGTGATTTTGGCTTTACGCCCTTCGCCAACGGTATAGGAGTGTCATTTTCTCTTTTTGACGTGCATTTGCAGGATACGGCCTATGCCCGCCACCGCACCGAGTTGCTTTCGCTCCGGCAACTTACGGTTCAAATAGACGCCAAAAGCCTGTTTAAAAAAGAATTTCAGGTAAAGTCTGTTCGATTGAAAGAAGGTAAAATAGCCGTTTTCGTGGATAAAGACGGGTATACCAATCTCAGTATTTTTCAGGCACAGGATACATTGCCGGGGAAGCGTAAAAAAAGAGACCCCGCTGCGCTCAATAAACTGTTGGGGAATTTAAAGAATGTAAACCTGACAAACGTAGGGTTTACGTTAGAAAACAGCCGTAAAAACCAGCGCATTGCCCTGAAAGCGGAAGATCTCACCAACGATATTTATCTGAGAGATACGTTATGGGAAATGGAACTGAAAGGACGGGTGTTCTTTGACGGCCTGGCATTCAATAAAAAGCGGGGGGCGTTTCTGCATCATAAGCCTGCCGAGTTGGATATGAACATGACGTTCAGCGCACAAACTTCCTTTTTGCGCGTTTTTCCCTCCAAAGTCAAAGTGTATGAGGATACGTTTGAATTAAAAGGAAGCTTTGACCTTGCCCCTAAAGGCCACGCGCGTCTGGAGATTCGGACGGATACCATCCACGCCGCACGGGCGTTGACGATTATTCCCAAACGACTGGCCGATACCATCAGCCGTTTCCGGATTTTACCCGTTGTCACGGCTACTGTTCGGATGGACGTGCCTCTTTTTCAGCAGACAGAGCCAACAGTCCTTATTGATTTTCAGACCCAAGCGTTCAATTATGAAAGTCCCATCGGTCCGCTGCTGAATGTCATGGCTAGGGGTCATTTTACCAATCAGGCAAACCCTGCCCTGCCGGCCGGCAACCCCAACTCCCGCCTGTTGGCAGAACACGTAAAGGGGGCATTTTATGGTACAGTACCGCTGAATACGTTTTTTACCGTTACGAATTTTGATGATCCGTTTCTTTCTATGGAGGGAAACTTCAAAGCTGATTTACCTAAATTGAATACCCTTTTTGATGAAAATCATTTTGCGCTGAATGCCGGAAAAGCAACCGTCAGTTACTGTTATACCGGCAGGATGAATCCTATTTTCAATGAAAAGACCAATGGGTTGAACGGTAAACTTGACGGGCATGCCAAGCTGGAGAATGCCGCTTTTTCCTACATTCCCCAAAAAATGAACTTCAACCGCCTGTACAGTTCGATACGGTTCAATGAAAAAACGGTCGATGTATCTTACCTGCATTTTAATCATCGGCGCAATAAGATCCGTATCAGCGGAAAAGTAACGGGACTTTTGCCCTATGCCTTCAACTCATCGGAAAAAGTAGACGCCTACATTGCCGTGTATACGCCGGACTTAGGGTTGGATTGGATTCGGGAGTATCATAAACCCTATTCCCTGAAAAATGACAAATTCTTTACCAAGTTGATTGCCAAGATCGCCTCACAGCTTGAATTGAAGGCGGTACTGATGGCTACGAAAGTACATTATCGCAAGTTTGAAGCCGCCAATGTAAAAGGCCGTGTTTATTTTAGTGAGAAAACGGTGAAATGTGAAAATGTCAGGATGCAGGCTTTTGGGGGTAATTTTTTGGTCACCGGCGGCATTGAGCATTTTGACCAACCGATGCATCGGTTATATGCCAAAGGTAAAGTAGACCATGCGGATGTACAGAAGGTTTTTTACGCGTTTGAAAATTTTGGTCAAACCACCATTTCAGACCGTAATCTCAGCGGTGAAATCAGTACCGATTTTTCGTACAGCAGCCAACTGACATCGGCTTTTAAATTTGTGCCGACCAGCATGAAGGGTCGACTTGCCTTTGTGCTTACTAACGGAGAACTGAATCATTTTGAGCCTATTAAGCGCATCCAGCGTATATTTTTCCGTCGGCGTGATTTTGATAACGTTCGATTTGAAAATATAAAAAATCAGTTTGTATTGCAGGGAGAAGAACTGAACATGGAACAAATGAAAGTGGCGTCCAGTGTTTTGACATTTTTTGTGGGCGGCACCTACAGTTTCAGAGATAAGACGGATTTATTGGTGCAGGTACCTCTCAGCAATCTCAAACGTGATGTTAATGATACAGTCACGCATACATTGGATGGCAACAATCTGGTTATCAGGGCACTGGATGAGAATGGAGAAATGAAGCTGAAATATCAGCTGGACTGGCGTAAAAAAATGCGGCGCGGCCATCGTTCGGACTCAGTGCTTTTTAACCGATAA
- a CDS encoding OmpA family protein → MQKHTFISGLAFAGLLAVLTACNSTQSIFKQGVRKFDNGEYSLAIKDLQTAANAGYELGRSNYLIAESFRMSNRFELAVPYYQKALENGVTNPEAPFNYAFALKAAGNYAEAAAQLEKYIAGNPTNKVATEKANRELYTLRAIDIIQQKKTFYKIKNLEKLNTPGAEFSPFVKDEDLIFAATRKETQYKNNGMPMTGIYKVKLAENYDETGGEPEVFSSALFLEGVNEANVTFTKDGKTVVFARGNTGKKKGTADVDLYLSRFASNKWTEPRLIPVSDSASWDGSPAFSRDGRTLYFCSNRPGGVGGIDIYRANMDASGRFSKPVNMGKDINTPGDEMFPYVGPDAKLYFASDGHPGLGKLDVFVATRSQGVITVENLGAPINSRFDDFGLVYLDEDMKYGFFSSNRVGGKGDDDIYAFEDESAGLDSTQIAELEKLPLDDPRRRTVGKPEPPKIVNYYLAGTVASNETPAALLDSVIVKIYEISADSLVGQGVSKGGGVFGTFPLEEGKDYSLLVEKRGYITKREPFTMAGKAIPQIFRKKLTMDTTFYVALKMDRLAVNKTFVLENIYYDLDKFNIRSDAAVELDKLVQILKDNPTVSIELSSHTDARASESYNNKLSQNRAQSAVDYIVTKGIEKERLIAKGYGESRLIIKEAKTEEEHQKNRRTEFTILSY, encoded by the coding sequence ATGCAAAAGCATACATTCATATCCGGCTTGGCCTTTGCAGGCTTATTGGCCGTTTTGACGGCGTGTAATTCTACACAGTCTATTTTTAAACAGGGGGTTCGCAAGTTTGATAACGGCGAATACAGCCTGGCGATTAAGGACCTGCAAACGGCGGCCAACGCCGGTTATGAGCTTGGTCGTTCCAATTACCTCATTGCCGAATCGTTCCGGATGTCGAATCGGTTTGAGTTGGCGGTGCCCTATTATCAAAAAGCCCTGGAAAATGGCGTGACCAACCCCGAAGCGCCGTTTAATTACGCTTTTGCGCTCAAAGCTGCCGGCAACTATGCCGAAGCGGCCGCTCAACTTGAAAAATATATCGCGGGTAATCCAACGAATAAAGTAGCGACGGAAAAAGCTAACCGTGAGTTGTATACCCTCAGAGCCATTGATATTATTCAGCAGAAAAAGACGTTTTACAAAATTAAGAATTTGGAGAAACTCAATACGCCCGGCGCCGAGTTCTCACCATTTGTCAAAGATGAAGATTTGATCTTTGCCGCTACCCGCAAAGAGACCCAGTACAAAAACAACGGCATGCCGATGACGGGTATCTATAAAGTAAAATTGGCCGAGAATTACGACGAAACGGGCGGAGAGCCGGAAGTATTCAGCTCGGCACTGTTTTTGGAAGGCGTCAATGAAGCCAATGTTACGTTTACTAAAGATGGAAAAACCGTTGTTTTTGCGCGCGGAAATACGGGCAAGAAAAAAGGAACGGCCGATGTAGATCTATACCTGAGCCGGTTTGCAAGTAATAAATGGACCGAGCCGCGCCTGATTCCCGTGAGTGATTCGGCTTCGTGGGATGGCAGCCCTGCTTTTTCCCGTGATGGACGAACATTGTATTTTTGTTCCAATCGTCCCGGCGGTGTAGGAGGAATTGATATTTACCGGGCCAACATGGACGCCTCCGGGCGTTTCAGCAAGCCGGTCAATATGGGGAAAGACATCAACACGCCCGGCGATGAGATGTTTCCGTACGTAGGCCCTGACGCAAAATTGTATTTTGCTTCCGATGGTCATCCCGGCTTAGGGAAATTAGACGTATTTGTGGCGACGCGTTCACAGGGGGTAATCACCGTCGAGAATCTGGGCGCTCCCATCAATTCGCGCTTTGATGATTTCGGGCTGGTCTATCTTGATGAAGACATGAAATATGGTTTCTTCTCTTCCAACCGAGTGGGTGGCAAGGGGGATGATGACATTTATGCTTTTGAAGATGAAAGCGCAGGATTGGATTCCACTCAAATTGCCGAACTTGAAAAACTGCCGTTGGACGACCCTCGTCGCCGTACGGTTGGCAAGCCGGAACCTCCCAAGATCGTAAACTATTACCTGGCAGGAACGGTGGCTTCCAACGAAACGCCCGCGGCTTTGCTGGATTCGGTCATTGTAAAAATTTATGAGATCAGCGCCGATAGCTTGGTAGGTCAAGGCGTCTCAAAAGGCGGCGGTGTATTTGGCACATTCCCGTTGGAAGAAGGCAAGGATTATTCACTGTTGGTTGAAAAGCGGGGATATATTACCAAACGCGAACCGTTTACGATGGCGGGGAAAGCGATTCCGCAGATTTTCCGTAAGAAATTGACGATGGATACGACCTTCTATGTAGCGTTGAAAATGGATCGTTTGGCGGTAAACAAAACCTTTGTTCTTGAAAATATTTACTATGACTTAGATAAATTCAACATCCGTTCAGATGCAGCGGTTGAGTTGGATAAATTAGTTCAGATCCTGAAAGATAACCCAACCGTCAGTATTGAGCTGAGCTCGCATACAGATGCGCGCGCTTCGGAAAGTTATAACAATAAACTTTCACAAAATCGGGCACAATCTGCGGTAGATTATATCGTGACGAAAGGAATTGAGAAAGAGCGCTTGATTGCCAAAGGCTACGGTGAGTCGCGATTAATCATCAAAGAGGCGAAGACCGAAGAGGAACACCAGAAAAACCGCCGTACCGAATTTACAATTTTGAGTTATTGA
- a CDS encoding TonB-dependent receptor domain-containing protein, with the protein MFTKPFSFLFFFLTFCTSALWAQTKGTVLSGKIRDAQTKAALSFVNIVLKTDTDSTFVAGTITNEEGIFSLPSVKKGKYKLTASFVGYLVTKQTVSVGQLSDFLDLGTIDMPEDLRILEEVKVVAQQQGIAGTMDKKTFTTADNISQSGGSVLQMMNNLPGITTSQEGKIQLRGSDKVVVLIDGKQTALTGFGSQTGLDNLPASAIEKIEIINNPSAKYDANGNAGIINIIFKKNDQYGRNGKVGLAAGLGALWVRKENLPTIRPQFQNTPKLNPSFSLNHRRQKANIFLQGDWLYTQTLNKNEFSTRTYATGESILQQIKRNRTTTYATVKTGMDYAFNTNNTLTVSGLFNREKILDNGDNPYFKGDFSNRYRLWQFLEDEVKYTAMATAVFVHKFSQPGRLLNFNYNYTFHREDEKYFFTNTLPASTGTDSFKLLSDEQVSDFNIDYIRPLRQGRLETGVKLRRRSIPVNMQFFPGQNSPLDVNAGGWANYYETIPAAYGNYVFENDHIELESGLRVEYVNVNYDVNPNHNTYKSDGYNYTQPFPNLRLAYKLNEKNKISFFFNRRVDRPNEVDIRIFPKYDEPELIKVGNPALKPQFTSSFEVGYKTNWQNGNLYAAAYQRITDGTITRIATQVPGSVLLYNIFQNIGRSYNTGIEMVWQQQLTKPVSLNASVNIYQNTINAFSVTNKYPVPTTYTADKQQLMSGNVKLNSLAHLSNGFDVQVSAVYLAPDLIPQGRIEKRFSLDLGVKKNVQKGKGDIFLNTTDLLNTMQIRKKITGTGFVLQSADYYETQVVRIGYNRKF; encoded by the coding sequence ATGTTTACCAAACCCTTCTCCTTTCTGTTTTTTTTCCTGACGTTTTGTACATCTGCCCTTTGGGCACAAACCAAAGGTACTGTTCTGTCGGGAAAAATCAGGGATGCTCAAACCAAAGCAGCCCTCTCTTTTGTCAATATTGTATTGAAAACCGACACCGACAGCACCTTTGTGGCGGGGACGATTACCAATGAGGAAGGGATTTTTTCCCTGCCTTCCGTCAAAAAAGGCAAATACAAACTGACGGCTTCGTTTGTGGGGTATCTGGTTACCAAACAAACGGTATCGGTAGGACAGTTGAGCGACTTTTTAGATTTAGGTACGATTGATATGCCCGAAGACCTCCGGATACTGGAAGAGGTAAAAGTAGTGGCGCAACAACAGGGCATTGCAGGCACCATGGATAAAAAAACGTTTACGACCGCCGATAATATCAGCCAAAGCGGCGGCTCAGTATTACAGATGATGAATAATCTGCCGGGCATTACCACCTCACAGGAAGGCAAAATCCAGCTCAGAGGCAGCGATAAAGTGGTGGTGCTGATTGACGGAAAACAAACGGCATTGACGGGCTTCGGCAGTCAGACAGGACTTGATAATTTACCGGCTTCGGCCATTGAAAAAATCGAGATCATCAACAACCCTTCCGCCAAATACGATGCCAACGGCAACGCGGGCATCATTAACATCATTTTTAAAAAGAATGATCAATATGGCCGAAACGGCAAGGTCGGTCTGGCGGCAGGCTTGGGCGCTTTGTGGGTTAGAAAAGAAAATTTACCCACGATCCGTCCGCAATTTCAGAATACCCCCAAGCTAAACCCTTCCTTTTCCCTGAATCACCGCAGGCAAAAAGCCAATATCTTCTTACAGGGCGACTGGCTGTATACCCAAACACTCAATAAAAATGAGTTTTCTACCCGCACCTACGCTACCGGAGAAAGCATCCTTCAGCAAATCAAACGCAACCGGACCACGACCTATGCCACCGTCAAAACGGGAATGGACTATGCATTCAATACCAACAATACGCTGACGGTTTCGGGGCTGTTTAACCGTGAAAAGATTCTTGACAACGGCGACAACCCCTATTTTAAGGGTGATTTTTCCAATCGGTACCGTTTGTGGCAATTTTTGGAGGACGAGGTAAAATATACAGCCATGGCTACGGCAGTGTTTGTCCATAAATTCAGCCAACCGGGGCGCCTGCTGAATTTCAATTATAATTATACGTTTCACCGAGAAGACGAAAAATACTTTTTCACCAACACCCTGCCGGCCTCGACCGGTACGGACTCCTTTAAATTGCTGTCGGACGAGCAGGTTTCCGATTTCAACATTGATTACATCCGCCCGCTTCGGCAGGGCCGATTGGAAACGGGGGTGAAGTTGAGAAGGCGGAGTATTCCGGTCAATATGCAATTCTTTCCGGGTCAAAATTCCCCCTTGGACGTCAATGCGGGCGGCTGGGCCAATTATTACGAAACCATTCCCGCCGCGTACGGAAACTATGTGTTTGAAAATGACCATATCGAATTGGAAAGCGGCCTGCGGGTCGAGTACGTAAACGTCAATTACGACGTAAATCCCAACCATAATACCTACAAAAGCGACGGCTATAACTATACCCAGCCTTTCCCAAACCTGCGGCTGGCGTATAAGCTCAACGAAAAAAACAAAATTTCTTTCTTTTTCAACCGACGCGTAGACCGTCCCAATGAGGTAGATATTCGGATTTTTCCCAAATATGATGAGCCTGAGTTGATAAAGGTCGGTAACCCTGCCCTCAAACCCCAGTTTACAAGTTCATTCGAAGTGGGTTATAAAACCAATTGGCAAAACGGCAATCTTTATGCCGCAGCGTATCAACGCATCACCGACGGAACCATTACGCGTATTGCCACTCAGGTTCCGGGAAGTGTTTTACTGTATAACATCTTTCAAAACATCGGGCGAAGCTACAACACCGGCATAGAAATGGTGTGGCAACAGCAACTTACCAAACCGGTCTCGCTGAATGCAAGTGTGAATATTTATCAAAATACGATCAACGCCTTTTCAGTAACCAATAAATACCCCGTACCGACCACCTATACCGCCGATAAACAGCAACTCATGTCAGGAAACGTGAAGCTCAACAGTCTGGCACATTTGTCAAACGGCTTTGATGTGCAGGTCAGTGCCGTCTACCTGGCCCCCGACCTCATTCCGCAGGGACGCATCGAAAAACGCTTTTCTCTTGATCTTGGCGTAAAGAAAAATGTACAAAAAGGCAAAGGAGATATTTTTTTGAACACCACCGATCTGCTGAATACCATGCAGATCAGAAAAAAAATAACGGGAACCGGTTTTGTACTGCAAAGCGCCGACTATTACGAAACACAGGTAGTACGCATAGGCTATAATCGCAAGTTTTAA